In the genome of Thermoleophilia bacterium, one region contains:
- the murJ gene encoding murein biosynthesis integral membrane protein MurJ, translating to MTDHSRKLAFAALIFASATVFSRVTGLGREIVTAAIYGVGAEYNTLVSVSVIPNLIQQLVADAAISAAFVPVFTALLTKGERERAFQLASNLLGLILVVVGGVVVLLMFAADPLAHAVFPKLTQDAASRALAADMLRILLPTVLLFSLAGAVSGVLYSLERFTMPAVVSIVWNLTIIVMVLLFGSTMGVYAAAFGMLVGTLLQFGLLAASMGHADRWLWPRFGLRDPLLREVLLLMVPITITLGVLNFNALIGTVFAQLVSDRAGAEIGYAFRLYQLPQGVFAVTIGTVLFPSLSRFALSREDGRFGDTVSFGVRQMVVVSLPFVAWFMVMPQAFVRLVYQRGRFDAEATAEVALALAFMAVGLVFANANIMLNRAFQSMHRPWLPFYVSLLNLAATVVLCWLLYRPFGVAGITLSMGLVSLVNFAALAVLLRRELGRLDGRRIVRTAARAAVCTGGLALVSGVLWRLLEGYAAAGFAELLVATSVAVAGGGLVYVGLARLLKLDELTAVWRALRRRRVRTVAGE from the coding sequence ATGACGGACCATTCGCGTAAGCTCGCCTTCGCGGCGCTCATCTTCGCGTCGGCGACGGTGTTCTCGCGTGTCACGGGGCTCGGTCGTGAGATCGTCACCGCCGCGATCTACGGTGTCGGCGCCGAGTACAACACCCTGGTGTCGGTCTCGGTTATCCCCAACCTCATTCAACAACTGGTCGCCGACGCCGCCATTAGCGCCGCCTTCGTGCCGGTCTTCACGGCGCTTCTGACCAAGGGCGAGCGCGAGCGTGCCTTTCAACTGGCTTCGAACCTTCTGGGGCTGATCCTCGTGGTGGTCGGCGGCGTGGTGGTGCTGCTCATGTTCGCCGCCGACCCGCTCGCTCACGCTGTCTTCCCGAAGCTGACTCAGGACGCCGCCAGCCGAGCGCTCGCCGCCGACATGTTGCGCATCCTGCTGCCGACGGTTCTGCTGTTCTCGCTCGCCGGCGCCGTCAGCGGTGTGCTCTACTCGCTGGAGCGCTTCACCATGCCGGCGGTGGTCTCGATCGTCTGGAATCTCACGATCATCGTCATGGTGCTTCTCTTCGGGAGCACGATGGGGGTATACGCGGCAGCGTTCGGCATGCTCGTCGGTACACTCCTTCAGTTCGGACTGCTTGCCGCGAGCATGGGGCATGCCGACCGCTGGCTGTGGCCGCGTTTCGGCTTGCGCGACCCGCTGCTGCGCGAGGTCCTACTGCTCATGGTGCCGATCACGATCACGCTCGGCGTCCTCAACTTCAATGCGCTCATCGGCACGGTGTTCGCACAGCTCGTCAGCGACCGCGCGGGGGCCGAGATCGGCTATGCCTTTCGTCTCTATCAGCTGCCTCAGGGGGTGTTCGCCGTAACCATCGGCACGGTGCTGTTTCCTTCGCTCTCGCGCTTCGCACTCTCCCGCGAAGACGGGCGATTCGGCGACACCGTCTCCTTCGGTGTACGTCAGATGGTGGTCGTCTCGCTGCCGTTCGTCGCCTGGTTCATGGTGATGCCGCAGGCGTTTGTGCGGCTGGTGTACCAGCGCGGCCGGTTCGATGCGGAAGCCACCGCAGAGGTCGCGCTGGCGCTGGCCTTCATGGCTGTGGGTCTCGTGTTCGCCAACGCCAACATCATGCTCAATCGTGCCTTCCAGAGCATGCACCGACCGTGGTTGCCGTTCTACGTGAGTCTGCTCAATCTGGCGGCGACCGTGGTGTTGTGCTGGTTGCTGTACCGGCCATTCGGCGTGGCCGGCATCACGCTCAGCATGGGGCTCGTCTCGCTCGTGAATTTCGCGGCGCTGGCCGTGTTGCTGCGCCGCGAGCTCGGGCGCTTGGACGGCCGCCGGATCGTCCGCACCGCGGCGCGAGCGGCCGTGTGTACCGGCGGTCTCGCGCTCGTCTCCGGTGTGCTCTGGCGGTTGCTCGAGGGTTACGCCGCCGCCGGCTTCGCGGAACTGCTCGTGGCGACGAGCGTGGCTGTTGCCGGTGGTGGGCTCGTCTACGTGGGGCTTGCGCGTCTGCTCAAGCTGGATGAGCTCACGGCGGTGTGGCGTGCGCTGCGCCGCCGCCGCGTGCGCACCGTCGCGGGCGAATAG